The Paracoccus sp. MA genome contains a region encoding:
- a CDS encoding HNH endonuclease produces the protein MSRPVPEWWGARPETAPPRRVKLRILDRQGDCCAECGRQFGPACPPEFDHERALVNGGENRERNLRALCPFCHKPKTASDVAEKAKVARVRAKHLGLKEKPRVPVGGWAALKFKRMPDGRVVPR, from the coding sequence ATGAGCCGCCCCGTCCCCGAATGGTGGGGCGCGCGGCCCGAGACGGCCCCGCCTCGGCGCGTCAAGCTGCGGATCCTCGACCGGCAGGGCGACTGCTGCGCCGAGTGCGGCCGGCAGTTCGGCCCCGCCTGCCCGCCTGAGTTCGACCATGAACGCGCGCTGGTGAACGGCGGCGAGAACCGGGAACGCAACCTGCGTGCCCTCTGCCCCTTCTGCCACAAGCCCAAGACCGCCAGCGACGTGGCCGAGAAGGCCAAGGTCGCCCGCGTCCGGGCCAAGCACCTAGGGCTGAAAGAAAAGCCGCGCGTCCCGGTCGGGGGCTGGGCCGCGCTGAAGTTCAAACGCATGCCCGATGGCCGGGTGGTGCCGAGGTGA
- a CDS encoding DUF5131 family protein — translation MAENSNIEWTHHTFNPWIGCQKVGPGCDHCYAESWDARGLQQRETRWGPHAARTRTSAANWRKPLSWDRAAAAGERHRVFCASLADVFDNHASILPEWRADLWQLIWDTPHLDWMLLTKRPGNIVKMLPRGWRNGWSNVWLGCTVVNQAEADRDIPKLLEVPATVRFLSMEPLLGPVDLRSWIGSHPYIGTSTYAGLDGLRRCDLSGNTGLLDLVIVGGESGPGARPMHPDWARSLRDQCQAAGVAFHFKQWGEWGPGATRDTPADRAEQVGTLWSVSTVFGGPAYLAIREGDISQLMERFGKKAAGRLLDGRTWDEMPGAHNARS, via the coding sequence ATGGCTGAGAACAGCAACATCGAGTGGACGCACCACACGTTCAACCCGTGGATCGGATGCCAGAAGGTCGGGCCGGGCTGCGACCATTGCTATGCCGAATCGTGGGACGCGCGCGGGCTCCAGCAGCGCGAGACGCGCTGGGGGCCGCACGCCGCCCGGACGCGCACCAGCGCCGCGAACTGGCGCAAACCCTTGTCGTGGGACCGGGCGGCCGCCGCCGGCGAACGGCACCGCGTTTTCTGCGCCTCGCTGGCCGATGTCTTCGACAATCACGCGTCGATCTTACCGGAATGGCGGGCAGATCTGTGGCAGCTGATCTGGGACACGCCGCATCTCGACTGGATGCTGCTGACCAAGCGGCCCGGCAACATCGTCAAGATGCTGCCGCGGGGCTGGCGCAACGGCTGGTCGAATGTCTGGCTGGGCTGCACGGTGGTCAACCAGGCCGAGGCCGACCGGGACATCCCGAAGCTGCTGGAGGTGCCGGCGACGGTGCGGTTTCTGTCCATGGAGCCGCTGCTGGGGCCGGTGGATCTGCGGTCATGGATTGGATCGCACCCCTATATTGGCACCTCGACCTATGCCGGGCTGGACGGCCTGCGGCGCTGCGATCTTTCGGGAAACACAGGGCTGCTCGACCTCGTGATCGTCGGCGGCGAGAGCGGGCCCGGCGCGCGGCCGATGCACCCGGATTGGGCGCGGTCCCTGCGCGACCAGTGCCAGGCCGCTGGCGTGGCGTTCCATTTCAAGCAATGGGGCGAGTGGGGACCAGGTGCGACCCGCGACACGCCCGCCGACCGAGCCGAGCAAGTCGGCACTTTGTGGTCAGTCAGCACCGTATTCGGCGGCCCTGCATACCTTGCAATCCGCGAAGGGGACATTTCCCAGCTGATGGAACGGTTCGGCAAGAAAGCCGCCGGCCGGCTGCTGGACGGCCGCACCTGGGACGAGATGCCGGGGGCTCATAATGCCCGGTCGTGA
- a CDS encoding DUF4942 domain-containing protein — MNAHIFTGSEVATKRAALSISELVAEYEDKRAALPVALEAFEAATDALKSAATMRGTWGQVSIDPRAPYESLLADSLLKSAWRHVYEVGGFERIASAEDKRRFDQLFAAPPAFTEENVWSVFEKYRNPRAAILRGMAEVFCQLDPAFRSHERMKIGVKGLPKRVILSCLAGYGSWGRDRLRDILNALAAYQGLPLVDHSELSLAIEHDGEVWREGRTIPDPYEARQAERMRKRLAAKGLDQSKAVAEKIKEHVIPKRGVWLKTFQNGNGHLFFGPEALADINRALAEYYGEVLPDCQDDDARPTKQRASTAVSKDLQYYATPTSVVDRVLAGLRYRMQGQRVLEPSCGCGRFLDALRAAGAEVIGCEVDPVRAAMCEAKGHAVIRANFLETVPTADFDQVIMNPPFYGRHYAKHVRHALRFLKPGGRLTAILPASARYDHGELDDLHPHWDDLPVGSFTGSGTNINTTVATIYAPKEPRHG, encoded by the coding sequence ATGAACGCTCACATCTTCACCGGGTCCGAGGTCGCGACGAAGCGCGCCGCCTTGAGCATCAGCGAACTGGTTGCCGAATATGAGGACAAGCGTGCCGCGCTGCCCGTGGCGCTGGAGGCGTTCGAGGCCGCGACGGATGCGCTCAAATCGGCGGCGACGATGCGCGGCACCTGGGGCCAGGTCTCCATTGACCCGAGGGCGCCCTATGAATCGTTGCTGGCCGACAGCCTGCTGAAATCGGCATGGCGCCACGTCTATGAGGTCGGCGGGTTCGAGCGCATCGCCAGCGCCGAGGACAAGCGGCGCTTCGACCAGCTGTTCGCCGCGCCGCCGGCGTTCACCGAGGAAAACGTCTGGTCGGTATTCGAGAAATACCGCAACCCGCGCGCCGCGATCCTGCGGGGCATGGCCGAGGTATTCTGCCAGCTCGATCCGGCTTTCCGCTCGCACGAGCGGATGAAGATCGGCGTGAAGGGCCTGCCCAAGCGTGTGATTCTCAGCTGCTTGGCGGGCTATGGTTCATGGGGCCGGGACCGATTGCGCGACATCCTGAACGCGTTGGCCGCCTATCAGGGTCTCCCGCTTGTAGATCATTCCGAGCTGTCTCTTGCCATTGAGCATGACGGCGAGGTCTGGCGAGAAGGCCGCACCATCCCCGATCCCTACGAGGCGCGGCAGGCCGAGCGCATGAGGAAACGTCTCGCCGCCAAGGGGCTGGACCAGTCGAAGGCGGTGGCCGAGAAGATCAAGGAACATGTCATCCCGAAGCGCGGCGTCTGGCTCAAGACGTTCCAGAACGGGAACGGCCACCTGTTCTTTGGCCCCGAGGCCTTGGCCGACATCAACCGGGCCCTGGCCGAATACTACGGCGAGGTGCTGCCCGACTGCCAGGATGACGATGCTCGGCCGACCAAGCAGCGCGCCAGCACGGCGGTCAGCAAGGATCTGCAATATTACGCGACGCCGACCTCGGTGGTGGATCGGGTTCTGGCCGGCCTGCGCTATCGGATGCAGGGCCAGCGCGTGCTGGAGCCTTCCTGCGGCTGCGGGCGCTTCCTCGATGCCCTGCGCGCCGCCGGCGCCGAGGTGATCGGCTGCGAGGTGGACCCGGTTCGCGCCGCGATGTGCGAGGCCAAGGGGCATGCCGTGATCCGGGCCAATTTCCTCGAGACCGTGCCGACTGCCGACTTTGACCAGGTGATCATGAACCCGCCCTTCTACGGCCGGCACTATGCCAAGCATGTGCGGCACGCGCTGCGGTTCCTCAAGCCCGGCGGCCGGCTGACCGCGATCCTGCCCGCCTCGGCGCGCTACGATCATGGCGAGCTGGATGACCTGCACCCGCATTGGGATGACCTGCCGGTCGGGTCGTTCACCGGATCCGGCACCAACATCAACACGACCGTCGCGACGATCTATGCGCCGAAGGAACCGCGCCATGGCTGA
- a CDS encoding NUDIX domain-containing protein — MPLLIGPLAHPLLRARLAPQAIEAEPLQGRLIGGRMAGIAADGWPRLAVGSDSLPLWQADWTPTLRRYAAIFGLAPQRHEGREVLGLGEPAEAASGWQPELAAAMADRVLALPWDQPAEAIRKRLPMIASWVASRQRALAETAGLPHVGPAAIDRTRIDSVEEPYADYFSVEAIRLSQHRNDGGWTPPLLRAVFVSGDATVVLPWDPLRDRVMLIDQLRAGPLARGDAQPWLYETVAGRVDAGETPEQAARREAVEETGIAVTRLFPAPHNYPSPGAVAEYLYLYVGIADLPDDSAGLGGLAAEDEDIRSHLIPRAELTRMALAGEIRNGPLLNLALWLELRRHEIRRELGLEAETAPAGLPPS, encoded by the coding sequence ATGCCGCTGCTGATCGGGCCGCTGGCGCATCCGCTCCTGCGGGCCCGCCTGGCCCCGCAAGCCATCGAGGCCGAACCGTTGCAGGGCAGGCTGATCGGCGGCCGCATGGCCGGGATCGCGGCGGACGGCTGGCCCCGCCTGGCCGTGGGCAGCGACAGCCTGCCGCTCTGGCAGGCCGACTGGACGCCGACCCTGCGCCGCTATGCCGCGATCTTCGGCCTGGCGCCGCAGCGGCATGAGGGCCGGGAGGTGCTGGGCCTGGGCGAGCCGGCCGAGGCCGCATCCGGATGGCAGCCCGAACTGGCGGCCGCGATGGCAGACAGGGTGCTGGCCCTGCCCTGGGACCAGCCGGCCGAGGCGATCCGCAAGCGCCTGCCGATGATCGCCAGCTGGGTCGCCTCGCGCCAGCGCGCCCTGGCCGAGACCGCGGGCCTGCCGCATGTGGGGCCTGCCGCCATCGACCGGACCCGCATCGATTCGGTCGAGGAGCCCTATGCCGACTATTTCTCGGTCGAGGCGATCCGGCTCAGCCAGCACCGCAACGATGGCGGCTGGACGCCGCCGTTGCTGCGCGCGGTCTTCGTCTCGGGCGATGCGACCGTCGTCCTGCCCTGGGACCCGCTGCGCGACCGGGTCATGCTGATCGACCAGCTGCGCGCCGGACCCTTGGCACGCGGCGACGCGCAGCCATGGCTTTACGAGACCGTGGCCGGCCGCGTCGATGCCGGCGAGACCCCGGAACAGGCCGCCCGGCGCGAGGCGGTCGAGGAAACCGGCATCGCCGTGACGCGCCTGTTCCCGGCGCCGCACAACTATCCCAGCCCCGGGGCGGTGGCGGAATACCTTTATCTCTATGTCGGCATCGCCGACCTGCCGGACGACAGCGCCGGGCTGGGCGGGCTTGCGGCCGAGGACGAGGATATCCGCTCGCATCTGATCCCGCGGGCCGAGCTGACCCGCATGGCGCTGGCGGGCGAGATCCGCAACGGACCGCTTCTGAACCTGGCGCTGTGGCTGGAACTGCGCCGCCACGAAATCCGCCGTGAACTGGGGCTGGAGGCAGAGACCGCCCCGGCGGGGTTGCCGCCGTCATAG
- a CDS encoding cysteine synthase A: MRICPDLASAIGNTPLIRLRRASEETGCEILGKAEFMNPGQSVKDRAALYIIKDALERGELKPGGTIVEGTAGNTGIGLALVGASMGFRSVIVIPETQSQEKKDMLRLAGAELVEVPAQPYKNPNNYVRYSGRLAEELARSEPNGAIWANQFDNVANRQAHLETTGPEIWEQTGGRVDGFVCAVGSGGTLAGVAMALQPKGVKMGLADPEGAALYSFYTEGKFESPGSSITEGIGQGRITANLEGFTPDFAYRIPDAEALPVIFDLLEYEGLCLGGSSGINVAGAIRMAKDMGPGHTIVTVLCDYGTRYQTKLFNPDFLRAKGLPVPEWMTRQPADLPEVYQD, encoded by the coding sequence ATGCGCATCTGCCCCGACCTCGCCTCTGCCATCGGCAACACTCCCCTGATCCGGCTGCGTCGCGCCTCGGAAGAGACCGGCTGCGAGATCCTGGGCAAGGCCGAGTTCATGAACCCGGGCCAGTCGGTCAAGGATCGCGCCGCGCTCTATATCATCAAGGACGCGCTGGAGCGGGGCGAGCTGAAGCCGGGCGGCACCATCGTCGAGGGCACGGCGGGCAATACCGGCATCGGCCTGGCGCTGGTCGGCGCCTCGATGGGCTTCCGCTCGGTCATCGTGATCCCCGAGACGCAGAGCCAGGAGAAAAAGGACATGCTGCGCCTGGCCGGGGCCGAGCTGGTCGAGGTGCCTGCGCAGCCCTACAAGAACCCCAACAACTACGTGCGCTATTCCGGCCGCCTGGCCGAGGAGCTGGCCAGGTCCGAGCCGAACGGCGCCATCTGGGCCAACCAGTTCGACAATGTCGCCAACCGCCAGGCGCATCTGGAAACCACCGGCCCCGAGATCTGGGAACAGACGGGCGGCCGCGTGGACGGCTTCGTCTGCGCGGTCGGTTCGGGCGGGACGCTGGCGGGCGTCGCCATGGCCTTGCAGCCCAAGGGCGTCAAGATGGGCCTGGCCGATCCCGAGGGCGCGGCGCTTTACAGCTTCTATACCGAGGGCAAGTTCGAATCGCCCGGTTCCTCGATCACCGAGGGCATCGGCCAAGGCCGCATCACCGCGAATCTCGAAGGCTTCACCCCGGATTTCGCCTATCGCATCCCGGATGCCGAGGCGCTGCCGGTGATCTTCGACCTGCTGGAATACGAGGGGCTCTGCCTGGGCGGCTCGTCGGGAATAAACGTTGCCGGCGCGATCCGCATGGCGAAGGACATGGGTCCCGGTCACACCATCGTGACGGTGCTTTGCGACTATGGCACGCGTTACCAGACCAAGCTCTTCAACCCCGACTTCCTGCGGGCCAAGGGCCTGCCGGTGCCGGAATGGATGACGCGCCAGCCGGCGGACCTGCCCGAGGTGTATCAGGACTGA
- a CDS encoding DUF3772 domain-containing protein — protein MPRLSSRLAALPRLATLLAVFLLAFSLPVLAQQEAEAPDFAAWNKLAEQAEQILESGSANDVRLQTIRDEVVKWRERLKAAQGINATRIATLKEQIAALGPPPAEGQTESEDIAARRKELNEQLSTLQAPGLQAVESYGRADGIVTQIDQTLRARQTFALIRKTPSPLNPANWGPAMAEAGHVAGQIYAEARNRWDSTGGMSGFTARLPLIGGFLLVALLLLSRGRHWVDSLPSRLSARASERSRAALIFGVSLGQIAIPLIGVILFAAALASTDLLEEWGMPLLRSVPAAGLSFFGGIWLARRLFPAPDTAVQPPLPMSEEHCAKARLRATLLASALALHQLFARSILPLSGFNSQNDTDTVPQRLGEASAGVWHFLLVLFGAFCLFQLCNMLRGLRAAEGSDTPDYRIRVVSFLAMVGRLAALVAPVLVAAGYVTAGNALLWALVLTLALVGLLIILQDFTADFYAMAKGGDQSARDALMPVLVGFALILLSLPLFALIWGARASDLAEAWSKAQQGFAFGGVRLSPMAILTFLIVFAIGYFLTNFVQGAFRSSILPKTRLDAGGQNAVSSMIGYVGVALAAVFAVTSAGIDLTSLAFVAGALSVGIGFGMQQVVSNFVSGIILLVERPIAVGDWIEVGGQQGIVKKMAVRATQIQTFDRTQVIVPNSNLITQPVTNWTRGSLAGRIIVPITVGVTADSRQVAALLREIAEDQPTVLVNPPPAVLLRSITPTGQNYELRAVLSDINGGTSIVSEINHQILERFAAAGIALPGSARGAQDIYLHQAEGEAPAALSSVGPQDEEDPTGRSS, from the coding sequence ATGCCCCGCCTTTCGTCCCGCCTTGCCGCGCTGCCCCGCCTTGCGACGCTGCTGGCCGTGTTCCTGCTGGCCTTCAGCCTGCCGGTGCTGGCGCAGCAAGAGGCCGAGGCCCCGGATTTCGCCGCCTGGAACAAGCTGGCCGAGCAGGCCGAGCAGATCCTGGAATCCGGCTCGGCCAATGACGTCCGGCTGCAGACCATCCGCGACGAGGTGGTGAAATGGCGCGAGCGGCTTAAGGCGGCGCAGGGCATCAACGCCACGCGGATCGCCACGCTGAAGGAACAGATCGCCGCGCTCGGCCCGCCCCCGGCCGAGGGCCAGACGGAATCCGAGGACATCGCCGCCCGCCGCAAGGAGCTGAACGAGCAGCTCTCGACCCTGCAGGCACCGGGGTTGCAGGCGGTGGAATCCTACGGGCGGGCCGACGGCATCGTCACCCAGATCGACCAGACCCTGCGCGCCCGCCAGACCTTCGCGCTGATCCGCAAGACGCCCTCGCCGCTGAACCCGGCCAACTGGGGACCGGCCATGGCCGAGGCGGGCCATGTCGCCGGCCAGATCTATGCCGAGGCGCGCAACCGCTGGGACAGCACCGGCGGCATGAGCGGCTTTACCGCGCGCCTGCCGCTGATCGGCGGCTTCCTGCTGGTGGCCCTGCTGCTGCTGTCGCGCGGCCGGCACTGGGTCGATTCCCTGCCGTCGCGGCTGTCGGCGCGCGCCAGCGAGCGGTCGCGGGCGGCGCTGATCTTCGGCGTCTCTCTGGGTCAGATCGCCATCCCGCTGATCGGGGTGATCCTGTTTGCGGCGGCGCTGGCCTCGACCGATCTGCTGGAAGAGTGGGGCATGCCGCTCTTGCGATCGGTGCCGGCGGCGGGGCTGTCCTTCTTCGGCGGCATCTGGCTGGCGCGCCGGCTGTTCCCCGCGCCCGACACCGCCGTGCAGCCGCCGCTGCCGATGAGCGAGGAGCACTGCGCCAAAGCGCGGCTGCGGGCCACGCTGCTGGCCTCGGCCCTGGCGCTGCACCAGCTTTTCGCCCGCTCCATCCTGCCGCTTTCCGGCTTCAACAGCCAGAACGACACCGATACCGTGCCCCAGCGCCTTGGCGAGGCTTCGGCCGGGGTCTGGCACTTCCTGCTGGTGCTGTTCGGCGCCTTCTGCCTGTTCCAGCTTTGCAACATGCTGCGCGGGCTGCGGGCGGCCGAGGGCTCGGACACGCCGGATTACCGCATCCGCGTGGTCAGCTTCCTTGCCATGGTGGGGCGGCTGGCGGCGCTGGTCGCGCCGGTTCTGGTGGCGGCGGGCTATGTCACGGCGGGCAACGCGCTGCTCTGGGCGCTGGTGCTGACCCTGGCGCTGGTCGGGCTGCTGATCATCCTGCAGGACTTCACTGCCGACTTCTACGCCATGGCCAAGGGCGGCGACCAGTCGGCGCGCGACGCGCTGATGCCGGTGCTGGTCGGCTTTGCGCTGATCCTGCTGTCGCTGCCGCTTTTCGCGCTGATCTGGGGCGCCCGCGCCAGCGACCTGGCCGAGGCCTGGAGCAAGGCGCAGCAGGGCTTCGCCTTCGGCGGCGTGCGGCTGTCGCCGATGGCGATCCTGACCTTCCTGATCGTCTTTGCCATCGGCTATTTCCTGACCAATTTCGTGCAGGGCGCCTTCCGCAGCTCGATCCTGCCCAAGACCCGGCTGGATGCGGGCGGGCAGAACGCGGTCTCCTCGATGATCGGCTATGTCGGCGTGGCGCTGGCGGCGGTCTTTGCCGTCACCTCGGCCGGGATCGACCTGACCTCGCTGGCCTTCGTCGCCGGTGCGCTGTCGGTCGGCATCGGTTTCGGCATGCAGCAGGTGGTGTCGAACTTCGTGTCGGGCATCATCCTGCTGGTCGAGCGGCCCATCGCGGTCGGCGACTGGATCGAGGTCGGCGGCCAGCAGGGCATCGTCAAGAAGATGGCGGTGCGGGCCACCCAGATCCAGACCTTCGACCGCACCCAGGTGATCGTGCCGAATTCGAACCTGATCACCCAGCCGGTCACCAACTGGACGCGCGGCAGCCTGGCCGGGCGGATCATCGTGCCGATCACGGTGGGGGTGACGGCCGACAGCCGGCAGGTGGCCGCGCTTTTGCGCGAGATCGCCGAGGACCAGCCGACGGTGTTGGTGAACCCGCCCCCGGCGGTGCTGTTGCGCAGCATCACGCCCACGGGACAGAATTACGAACTGCGCGCCGTGCTTTCCGACATCAACGGCGGCACCTCGATCGTCTCCGAGATCAATCATCAGATCCTGGAACGCTTTGCCGCGGCGGGGATCGCGCTGCCCGGCAGCGCGCGAGGCGCGCAGGATATCTACCTGCACCAGGCCGAGGGCGAGGCGCCTGCCGCCCTCTCCTCCGTCGGCCCGCAGGACGAAGAAGACCCGACCGGCCGCAGCAGCTGA
- a CDS encoding AI-2E family transporter, protein MNGRDSHLGERLQTGFLGVIAFGLILFLLVQARFILICLVLAIIIFSLTSDAISAFARLKVPNWLATTLALIAIAIGLLWAATAVVAQVNEVVSTSIAYADRAQAALARLSQRWGPNVQEAISTFMGNIDVAGWIRSAAAQASNLISGSVLILTFVGFMFSERIWFPIKIERLTGDPDQARQVLETVHKIMRRVNRYLVVKAAISAVTAALIWTIFRVQGLELAGAVAMLTFILNFIPTLGSIAATVITIAMVLAQTGDPATTLTVGGLTVAVQFIIGNVFDPMLLGQTLRLSSFGIVLSLAFWGVVWGIAGTFLAVPIMVAIMIVCAQIPWLRPVAIMLSQEGLPEQEPPSGLRR, encoded by the coding sequence TTGAACGGGCGGGACTCGCATCTGGGCGAGCGGTTGCAGACCGGCTTTCTGGGCGTGATCGCCTTTGGCCTGATCCTGTTCCTGCTGGTGCAGGCGCGCTTCATCCTCATCTGCCTGGTGCTGGCCATCATCATCTTCTCGCTGACCAGCGACGCGATTTCCGCCTTTGCAAGGCTGAAGGTGCCGAACTGGCTGGCGACGACGCTGGCGCTGATCGCCATCGCCATCGGCCTGCTCTGGGCGGCGACGGCGGTGGTGGCGCAGGTGAACGAGGTGGTCTCGACCTCGATCGCCTATGCCGACCGGGCGCAGGCGGCGCTGGCGCGGCTCAGCCAGCGCTGGGGGCCGAACGTGCAGGAGGCGATCAGCACCTTCATGGGCAATATCGATGTCGCCGGCTGGATCCGCTCGGCGGCGGCGCAGGCGTCGAACCTGATCTCGGGCTCGGTGCTGATCCTCACCTTCGTCGGCTTCATGTTCAGCGAAAGGATCTGGTTCCCGATCAAGATCGAGCGCCTGACCGGCGACCCGGACCAGGCCCGGCAGGTGCTGGAGACGGTCCACAAGATCATGCGGCGGGTGAACCGCTATCTGGTGGTCAAGGCGGCGATCAGCGCCGTCACGGCGGCGCTGATCTGGACAATCTTCCGGGTGCAGGGGCTGGAACTGGCCGGGGCGGTGGCCATGCTGACCTTCATCCTGAACTTCATCCCGACGCTGGGCTCGATCGCGGCCACGGTCATCACCATAGCCATGGTGCTGGCGCAGACCGGCGACCCGGCAACGACGCTGACCGTGGGCGGGCTGACCGTGGCGGTGCAATTCATCATCGGCAATGTCTTCGATCCGATGCTGCTGGGTCAGACGCTGCGGCTGTCCTCCTTTGGCATCGTGCTGTCGCTGGCGTTCTGGGGCGTGGTCTGGGGCATCGCCGGCACCTTCCTGGCCGTGCCGATCATGGTGGCGATCATGATCGTCTGCGCCCAGATCCCCTGGCTGCGCCCGGTGGCGATCATGCTTTCGCAAGAGGGCCTGCCCGAACAGGAGCCGCCCAGCGGCCTGCGCCGCTAG